TACTTCCGGCACTTGTTTCCATCGTGATTTCATTCATTATTATTACGCTCATCAGTTTTTTCATGACGAAATTTTTAATGAGTTCCACACAGGATTTCATGACGTTTTTCAAAGAAAAATGGCTGGTTACACTTGCCGTGGTCGTTATATTTGTCGGTTACAAATACTTTTTCAGCAAAGAAAAACCTTGAGTTCTGTTTTCCATTTTTAAATTTTCAAATCAACATATTCTCAAATCTTCAAATCCTCAAATTAACATATGTCGCCACACGAACTCGCTCAATACATACTCAGTCAGGACCATTTCTCCCAATGGATGGGAATTAAACTTATCGAAGTCCGCGAAAAATACTGCCTGATTGAAATGCCCGTTAAACAGGAAATGATCAACGGACTAAGGACGGTTCACGGTGGGGTCACTTTTTCCCTGGCCGATTCCGCGCTTGCATTTTCAAGCAATAATACCAATGACGCCTCGGTGGCGTTGCATTGCGCAATGAATTTCGCCAAAGCCGTGAAATTAGGTGATACCTTAACAGCGGAAAGCATTTTAATTTCCGATACACGGAAAACGGGGGTTTACGATATTTCGATTACTAATCAGCACAAAGTTTTAGTTGCAAGTTTTCGGGGAACGGTGTATAAAATTGATAAGAAGGTGACGGATTTATAGCAGTGAAATCTAACTAAAAATTATAAATGAAAATAAAACTACTCTTCGCATTGCTATTCGTCTACGGATGGCCTGCTGCCCAAATTAAATTCGAAAACGGATATTTCATCGGTAATTCCGGAGAAAAAACAGAAGC
This window of the Flavobacteriaceae bacterium 3519-10 genome carries:
- a CDS encoding Phenylacetic acid degradation protein paaI — translated: MSPHELAQYILSQDHFSQWMGIKLIEVREKYCLIEMPVKQEMINGLRTVHGGVTFSLADSALAFSSNNTNDASVALHCAMNFAKAVKLGDTLTAESILISDTRKTGVYDISITNQHKVLVASFRGTVYKIDKKVTDL